Proteins encoded together in one uncultured Sphaerochaeta sp. window:
- the deoC gene encoding deoxyribose-phosphate aldolase translates to MKQVDVATYIDHTVLAASATRPMIEKLCKEAAQYHFASVCVNSCWVPFCVKLLEKSDVKVCTVVGFPLGAMATESKAFEAKTAVKAGAEEVDMVINIGFLKNHDDDLVQDDITAVKKACGNAHLKVIIETCLLNEEEKVRACRLAKASGADFVKTSTGFSTGGATAKDIALMRKTVGPELGVKASGGVRNYEDAIAMIEAGATRIGASSGIAIVEGSHGAN, encoded by the coding sequence ATGAAACAAGTAGATGTCGCTACATACATCGATCACACGGTGCTCGCAGCTTCTGCGACTCGTCCTATGATAGAGAAACTTTGCAAGGAAGCAGCCCAATATCATTTTGCTTCAGTATGTGTAAACAGTTGTTGGGTGCCGTTCTGTGTTAAATTGTTGGAAAAGAGCGATGTAAAGGTTTGCACCGTGGTTGGGTTCCCCTTGGGTGCAATGGCTACAGAAAGTAAGGCCTTTGAGGCCAAGACAGCAGTGAAAGCTGGGGCCGAAGAGGTTGATATGGTCATCAATATCGGGTTCTTGAAGAACCATGATGATGATTTGGTACAGGATGATATTACTGCAGTGAAGAAGGCTTGTGGAAATGCACACCTGAAAGTCATCATCGAGACCTGTCTTTTGAATGAAGAGGAAAAAGTGCGTGCTTGTAGGTTGGCAAAAGCCAGCGGTGCAGACTTTGTTAAGACTTCTACCGGTTTTTCCACCGGTGGAGCGACCGCAAAGGATATTGCCTTGATGCGTAAGACAGTTGGACCAGAGTTGGGTGTCAAAGCCTCTGGAGGAGTACGCAATTACGAGGATGCCATTGCAATGATTGAAGCAGGGGCTACAAGAATCGGGGCCTCAAGCGGCATTGCAATTGTAGAGGGGTCGCATGGCGCGAATTGA
- the dnaX gene encoding DNA polymerase III subunit gamma/tau: MAYEVTATRKRPQSFDSLVGQEFVVSTIRHAIEQGRIAHAYLFSGPRGVGKTSSARILARALNCEQGPTATPCGVCSNCREITQGNSVDVIEIDGASNTSVNDIRQIKDEVLFPPQTSKYKIYIIDEVHMLSTSAFNALLKTIEEPPAYIIFIFATTELQKVPATIRSRCQQFHFQLIDLDTIKNCLRDAASDLEVEADDDALFWIAKESTGSMRDAYTLFDQVVSFSQGHITMEKISSKLGLVGIDQIAQIVSHLLEEHTDQALLAVQDLLQAGVSVEQCIKDFTLFFRSLLFIKAGLHDDAILGVQSDRIPLALRNAYSSEQLEAALELLLKLYREIRYSLNPRFELELFISRLGSLPSLVSATTLVKKITQMRDELLSGTVKLPPKKLEVQPDLLANRETIKPKEKTPPSSSVAALGQRSEEPKEQSVPVRPVPVQSRPFTKGDLPALVGKLSSAPLLSQVVQAITEVMNDEGVLNLTFSTAFCQNKAEESTEKFRSLVKEISGFDGPIRFHCLETEKQVEAPQTEDSVVSKIASIFRGEITQQTNEM; encoded by the coding sequence ATGGCATATGAAGTAACAGCTACCAGGAAACGCCCCCAGTCTTTTGACAGTCTGGTAGGCCAGGAATTCGTGGTATCAACCATTAGACATGCAATCGAACAAGGAAGAATTGCCCACGCCTATCTGTTCAGTGGACCGAGAGGAGTAGGGAAGACTTCATCTGCCCGAATATTGGCAAGGGCCTTGAACTGTGAACAAGGACCTACAGCCACTCCTTGTGGCGTCTGTTCCAACTGTCGTGAAATCACCCAAGGCAACAGTGTTGATGTTATTGAAATCGATGGTGCAAGCAACACAAGCGTGAATGACATCCGGCAGATCAAGGATGAGGTCCTCTTCCCTCCCCAGACCAGCAAGTACAAGATTTATATCATCGATGAAGTGCATATGCTCTCCACCAGTGCGTTTAATGCACTGCTGAAAACCATTGAAGAGCCCCCTGCATACATCATCTTTATCTTTGCGACTACTGAACTGCAAAAAGTACCGGCTACCATACGATCACGTTGTCAGCAGTTTCATTTCCAGCTTATTGATCTCGATACCATCAAGAACTGTTTACGGGATGCTGCGAGTGATTTGGAAGTGGAAGCTGATGATGATGCACTGTTCTGGATCGCAAAGGAGTCCACAGGCTCCATGCGCGATGCCTACACGCTCTTTGACCAGGTGGTCTCCTTTAGCCAGGGACACATCACCATGGAAAAAATCAGCAGCAAGCTGGGATTGGTCGGCATTGATCAGATTGCACAAATAGTCTCTCATCTCTTGGAGGAACATACCGACCAGGCACTGCTCGCTGTACAGGACTTGTTACAGGCAGGAGTATCGGTGGAACAGTGTATCAAGGACTTCACCCTCTTCTTCAGAAGCTTGCTGTTTATCAAGGCAGGTTTGCATGATGATGCAATCCTCGGAGTACAATCCGACAGGATTCCCCTTGCCCTGAGAAACGCCTATTCGAGTGAACAGCTGGAAGCAGCCCTTGAGTTGCTACTCAAACTCTACCGGGAAATCAGGTACTCACTTAACCCACGATTTGAACTCGAGCTATTCATTTCCCGTCTTGGGAGCCTTCCTTCCCTTGTTTCAGCAACAACTCTCGTGAAGAAAATTACCCAAATGAGGGATGAACTACTCTCAGGGACAGTGAAACTTCCCCCCAAAAAGCTTGAGGTCCAACCTGACCTACTTGCCAACAGGGAAACCATCAAGCCCAAGGAGAAGACACCCCCTTCCAGCAGCGTTGCAGCACTTGGGCAGAGAAGTGAGGAACCCAAAGAGCAGAGTGTTCCTGTAAGGCCGGTGCCTGTACAGAGTCGCCCATTCACCAAGGGAGATCTCCCTGCCTTGGTAGGCAAACTCTCAAGCGCACCACTGCTCAGCCAAGTGGTACAGGCAATTACTGAGGTAATGAATGATGAGGGAGTATTGAATCTTACCTTCTCCACCGCCTTCTGCCAGAACAAGGCAGAAGAGAGTACTGAGAAATTCAGATCCCTGGTCAAGGAGATTTCAGGGTTTGATGGACCGATACGGTTCCACTGCCTTGAGACAGAGAAACAAGTAGAAGCCCCACAGACTGAAGATTCAGTAGTCTCAAAGATCGCCTCGATTTTCCGGGGAGAGATTACCCAACAAACCAATGAAATGTAA
- a CDS encoding thymidine kinase, with product MARIEQKIESADFLKSLGFPTLDVHETFSHFDFTSPGRRVLLIGPMGSGKTEFAARVWRDAAIAQKKGEKVRNLTSSGQVDRRKVFFIRSEIDGTRFTDYPEDALCYRSGYVSCGENIARIRDSFGLERVLQDNPTVGTFIIDEASFFDERLAYVVRNHSYERGVMFIFPTLILNFRRDLFNSTARLMLDIATDVIPLTAYCEHPDCISDAFYTYRYYQVEGKECPALYFDPLIIVGGDSHKDSSLEPNYAARCDVHHYLPGKEYTFFHLKPLGELASRGDEKPLRNELAALKGDIEQSMLYENFCERYRGKTDEEIFFNALLPQNIAEKALVFLFCEQNLVPEEVLLRLVSELELDTNYLSKVLSDNKRPVSFEQPLLL from the coding sequence ATGGCGCGAATTGAACAGAAAATTGAGAGTGCCGATTTCCTCAAGAGCTTGGGGTTTCCCACGCTTGATGTCCATGAAACATTCTCGCATTTTGATTTCACCTCGCCCGGGCGAAGGGTTCTGCTGATAGGACCCATGGGCTCGGGCAAGACTGAGTTTGCAGCACGGGTATGGCGGGATGCTGCCATTGCACAGAAGAAGGGAGAGAAGGTAAGAAACCTGACTAGCAGTGGGCAGGTTGATCGCCGAAAGGTCTTCTTCATCCGTTCCGAGATCGATGGTACCCGGTTTACCGATTATCCTGAGGATGCTCTCTGCTACCGCAGCGGATATGTAAGCTGTGGGGAGAATATTGCGAGAATCAGGGATTCTTTTGGTTTGGAGAGAGTGCTACAGGACAATCCTACTGTGGGAACCTTTATCATTGATGAAGCATCATTCTTTGATGAACGGCTTGCCTATGTGGTCCGTAATCATAGTTATGAACGTGGGGTTATGTTTATATTCCCTACTTTGATCCTGAATTTCCGTCGGGACCTGTTCAATTCCACTGCACGATTGATGCTCGATATCGCAACAGATGTAATCCCACTTACTGCGTATTGTGAACATCCAGACTGTATCAGTGATGCATTCTATACCTATCGATACTATCAGGTGGAAGGAAAGGAGTGCCCGGCACTCTATTTCGATCCTCTGATCATCGTTGGTGGGGATTCCCATAAGGATAGCTCCCTGGAACCGAACTATGCCGCTCGTTGTGATGTACATCACTACCTTCCCGGGAAAGAGTATACCTTCTTCCACCTCAAACCACTGGGTGAGCTTGCATCCCGTGGGGATGAGAAACCATTGAGAAATGAACTTGCTGCACTGAAGGGAGATATTGAGCAATCGATGCTCTATGAGAACTTCTGTGAACGTTACCGGGGTAAGACAGACGAAGAAATCTTCTTCAATGCTCTTCTTCCGCAAAACATTGCGGAAAAGGCACTGGTATTTCTCTTCTGTGAGCAGAATCTTGTACCGGAAGAGGTGCTGCTTCGCTTGGTTTCAGAACTTGAGCTGGATACCAACTACCTTTCCAAGGTCCTTTCTGACAACAAGCGGCCTGTCTCCTTCGAGCAGCCGCTCTTGTTGTAG
- a CDS encoding 8-oxo-dGTP diphosphatase, with protein MILQTIEQYYTWALIAILLLNLAQRKIPGTYKKRFATIYLASILLLFEVGVVVILSRDLNHNLGWLVAIICAGLLFLLRKRALPFRFHCVECDKRLDFNHIIGHDDNLCQECHYKAHPEEAKAEEEKKKEIAQPEEAEEDTRYRDAASVADIDWDLWEPKEVCVITYLFNDDQVLLIDKKTGLGSGLVNAPGGHIEETETALEAAKREFTEETGLEVDDLRLVGKLNFQFRDGLSERGYVYFAHSFSGELQETDEARPFWCPVSEIPYDKMWEDDIHWLPLAMEGKRFEGSFIFDGQAMVDKLVTTEEDDEEEL; from the coding sequence ATGATTCTTCAAACCATCGAACAATACTATACTTGGGCTCTGATCGCTATCCTTTTACTCAATCTTGCCCAACGAAAAATTCCGGGAACCTATAAAAAACGGTTTGCCACCATCTACCTGGCCTCCATCTTGCTTCTTTTTGAAGTAGGAGTGGTAGTCATACTCTCCAGGGATCTGAACCACAACCTCGGTTGGTTGGTAGCCATTATCTGTGCAGGGCTTCTCTTCCTATTGAGAAAGCGAGCCCTTCCATTCCGTTTCCACTGTGTTGAGTGTGACAAGCGACTTGATTTCAACCATATCATTGGTCATGACGACAACCTTTGCCAGGAGTGCCATTACAAGGCTCATCCTGAGGAAGCAAAGGCGGAAGAAGAAAAGAAGAAAGAGATTGCACAACCAGAAGAGGCTGAAGAGGATACACGCTATCGTGACGCGGCCTCTGTTGCAGACATTGACTGGGATCTGTGGGAACCTAAGGAAGTGTGTGTCATCACCTATCTGTTCAATGATGATCAAGTGCTCCTTATTGACAAGAAGACCGGCCTGGGCTCCGGACTGGTAAACGCTCCCGGCGGTCATATTGAAGAGACTGAAACCGCTCTAGAAGCTGCAAAACGCGAATTTACCGAGGAGACTGGTCTTGAGGTTGATGACCTACGCCTCGTTGGAAAGCTTAACTTCCAGTTCCGTGATGGTCTTTCAGAACGAGGATATGTCTATTTTGCTCACTCCTTCAGTGGAGAACTCCAAGAAACCGATGAAGCACGCCCCTTCTGGTGCCCGGTAAGTGAAATCCCCTATGACAAGATGTGGGAGGATGATATTCACTGGCTTCCTCTTGCCATGGAAGGAAAACGCTTTGAAGGTTCCTTCATCTTCGATGGACAGGCAATGGTAGACAAATTGGTCACCACCGAAGAGGACGATGAAGAAGAGCTCTGA
- a CDS encoding TerB family tellurite resistance protein: MAWLGKLFGGTFGFMFGGPLGMIAGIAFGHMFDKAGDVGSTQTTRSSYTTLDREQMLFFVGAFSMLARIASSDGSVSSHERQKVLEFIRQDLRLGYREEEAAMRVFDTALTGGGTFDQFASQFYQNFSHAPNILQLMIDIFYRVAAADGVINNAEEEMIRRAAKIFRLSDSFVEMLCNRYGGCSNASDKSYAILNIPRTATDDEVKRAYRKLSIEFHPDTLASKGMGEEFLGHATAKFREIQDAYESIKRERGIR, encoded by the coding sequence ATGGCGTGGCTCGGTAAACTGTTTGGGGGTACCTTCGGCTTCATGTTCGGAGGCCCCTTGGGAATGATTGCTGGGATTGCTTTTGGCCATATGTTTGACAAGGCCGGTGATGTAGGATCCACTCAAACAACAAGAAGTAGCTATACAACCCTCGATAGGGAGCAGATGCTCTTTTTCGTGGGTGCATTCTCGATGCTTGCAAGGATAGCCTCTTCTGATGGTTCGGTATCATCGCATGAACGTCAGAAAGTACTGGAGTTCATTCGTCAGGATCTTCGTTTGGGGTATCGTGAAGAAGAAGCTGCCATGCGGGTTTTCGATACCGCACTTACCGGTGGTGGGACATTTGACCAGTTCGCTTCCCAGTTCTATCAAAACTTCAGCCACGCACCAAACATCCTTCAGTTGATGATCGATATCTTCTATCGTGTTGCCGCTGCCGATGGAGTCATCAACAATGCAGAAGAAGAGATGATCAGACGTGCTGCAAAGATATTCCGCTTGAGTGATAGCTTTGTTGAGATGCTCTGTAACCGCTATGGTGGTTGCAGCAATGCATCGGACAAATCCTATGCAATTCTCAATATTCCACGTACAGCTACTGATGATGAAGTGAAGCGTGCCTACAGAAAGCTCAGCATTGAGTTCCATCCTGACACCCTTGCGTCAAAAGGCATGGGGGAGGAATTTCTGGGCCATGCTACGGCAAAATTCAGGGAAATCCAGGACGCATATGAATCAATCAAGAGAGAGCGTGGAATTCGCTAG
- a CDS encoding M28 family peptidase, with protein MKFPLPRKRKKPPTLVDGQKEKPRQKLETLKAGKLATLALAFTKALVDLYGPRIAGSDAGHSAAEAIEDAYKHFCDETTRTKFPLDTKAHSQPFTIMIILYPLLVVLMLVGLPWISLLLFIGFCYYATRELYLYRPFPRKNRCNAEGVNVHGILEPKEDVQHTLIFSSHHDSAPLHRYNQLEWISYVKNVLFPVGLFVACGVLALVQVFSELIASVLLLPNIPSLVLLILLILFLGATPLLFPLRSMYEKEGSPGAGDNLVSVGMTVQLARYFHWRKDCGKPLRNTRLIFCSFDGEEAALQGSRHWYTSMADSLIDPIVLNFDSVYYSDQITFLEKDVNGTQQLDASLARRCTEIARSMGYESRSESIPRLWGGTDAAEASRCGISATTLTAVAWDDRSKPSVQHTRNDVVEAIEPSALERALSIAIKLTDMIDGKRLWEESKEEEEESPSEVSLIFSKLTNR; from the coding sequence ATGAAGTTTCCTCTTCCAAGAAAACGCAAGAAGCCACCTACGCTGGTGGATGGCCAAAAAGAGAAACCTAGGCAAAAACTCGAGACATTGAAAGCCGGTAAGCTTGCTACCCTTGCCCTGGCCTTCACCAAGGCTCTTGTTGATCTCTATGGGCCAAGGATAGCTGGTAGTGATGCAGGTCATAGCGCTGCTGAAGCAATTGAGGATGCATATAAACATTTCTGTGATGAAACAACCAGGACCAAATTCCCCCTCGATACGAAGGCTCATAGTCAACCTTTCACGATTATGATCATCCTCTATCCTCTTTTGGTGGTCCTTATGTTGGTTGGACTGCCCTGGATTTCACTTTTGCTTTTTATTGGTTTTTGCTATTACGCCACTAGGGAACTCTATCTTTACCGACCTTTTCCTCGAAAAAATCGTTGCAACGCTGAAGGGGTGAATGTCCATGGAATCTTGGAGCCAAAGGAAGATGTACAACACACGCTTATTTTCAGTTCACATCATGACAGTGCACCTTTACACCGATACAACCAGCTGGAGTGGATATCCTACGTAAAAAACGTTCTCTTCCCGGTTGGATTATTTGTTGCTTGCGGAGTACTGGCCTTGGTCCAGGTTTTTTCTGAGCTTATTGCAAGTGTTTTGTTATTGCCGAATATTCCTTCCCTTGTGCTTCTCATTCTCCTTATCCTTTTCCTAGGAGCTACCCCCCTGTTGTTTCCCCTGCGGTCGATGTATGAAAAGGAGGGATCTCCTGGAGCTGGAGACAATCTTGTCTCAGTGGGGATGACTGTACAGCTTGCCAGGTATTTCCATTGGAGGAAGGATTGTGGGAAGCCTCTCAGGAATACCCGATTGATCTTCTGCTCCTTTGATGGGGAGGAAGCAGCACTGCAGGGATCGAGGCATTGGTACACGTCAATGGCTGACTCATTGATTGATCCTATCGTATTGAACTTTGATTCCGTCTACTACAGTGACCAGATTACCTTCCTGGAGAAGGATGTGAATGGAACCCAACAGCTTGATGCTTCCTTGGCAAGGCGCTGTACGGAAATTGCACGCTCAATGGGGTATGAATCCAGAAGTGAATCAATTCCACGCCTGTGGGGCGGCACCGATGCTGCAGAAGCGAGCAGGTGTGGTATTTCAGCCACCACCCTGACTGCAGTTGCTTGGGATGACCGTAGCAAACCATCGGTGCAGCATACCCGCAATGATGTCGTGGAAGCGATAGAACCGAGTGCCTTGGAAAGAGCTCTCTCCATTGCCATCAAACTCACCGATATGATAGATGGTAAACGATTATGGGAAGAGAGTAAGGAAGAAGAGGAGGAATCTCCTTCTGAGGTTTCCTTGATCTTCTCAAAGCTTACAAATCGGTAA
- a CDS encoding aldo/keto reductase translates to MKKSSDLALGSWQFGPSHGFWIGSTTQASRLTISAAYKAGIRHFDTAPAYGNGLAEQLLGSVLSGKTATIDTKFMPKHPSLVAQDVQKSLDRLKRTSINTLYLHWPSSSVDLSPIVASAACLIEEGKVQSLGLSNTPLSLVQRLQGLPITFLQIPCSLLWTRGLEEYKEYAEKQGLSLVGYSPLGLGLLSGNHHLRPNDSRGDLYVYQDRAYSVFMELLELLSFLAKEKALSMAQLALAWARSQDFASILVGARSPQQLLPLLDTDVISLDEGEKRLLDEVAGRLSACAPPSWDNLFGHRW, encoded by the coding sequence ATGAAGAAGAGCTCTGACCTGGCTCTCGGAAGCTGGCAATTCGGTCCCAGCCATGGGTTTTGGATCGGGAGCACCACACAAGCTTCCCGTCTTACTATCAGCGCTGCATACAAGGCAGGTATCAGGCATTTTGATACCGCCCCAGCGTATGGGAATGGCCTCGCCGAGCAACTGCTCGGTTCGGTTCTCTCTGGAAAAACAGCCACCATTGATACAAAATTCATGCCCAAGCACCCCAGCTTGGTGGCTCAAGATGTCCAGAAAAGCCTCGACCGTCTTAAGAGAACCTCGATCAATACCCTGTACCTACACTGGCCCAGCTCGTCGGTAGACCTTAGCCCAATCGTGGCATCTGCAGCATGTCTTATCGAGGAAGGAAAAGTTCAATCCCTTGGACTTTCCAATACCCCTCTCTCCTTGGTGCAAAGGTTGCAGGGCCTTCCCATCACGTTCCTGCAAATACCTTGTTCGCTCCTGTGGACAAGGGGACTGGAGGAGTATAAGGAGTATGCAGAGAAACAAGGCCTCTCCTTGGTGGGATATAGCCCACTGGGCCTTGGCTTACTTAGTGGCAACCATCACCTAAGGCCCAATGACAGCAGGGGGGATCTCTATGTTTACCAGGACAGAGCCTATTCGGTATTCATGGAATTGCTTGAGCTGCTCTCTTTCCTCGCAAAAGAAAAAGCACTGAGCATGGCTCAACTTGCCCTGGCCTGGGCCCGGAGCCAGGATTTTGCAAGCATCCTTGTTGGAGCACGTTCACCACAGCAGCTGTTACCGCTCCTGGATACCGATGTAATCAGCCTTGACGAAGGAGAGAAAAGGTTGTTGGATGAAGTGGCAGGACGATTAAGTGCATGCGCTCCCCCTTCATGGGACAATCTTTTCGGACATAGGTGGTAG
- a CDS encoding YigZ family protein, with the protein MKILKQRSQCEIEVKKSRFIAIAQPISELSEIKNLVNETRAEHPGANHVVHAAVVGPKGDLYSYSDDHEPKNTAGRPALEVLKGSSVTNILILIIRYFGGTLLGTGGLVKAYGDSTKEILSIIKTEELIEKTRFSFTIPYNLYELAKIDLVLLQADIESEEFTTDVSITGTLPRINTDQLSSRITELSGGQCEVTLTDL; encoded by the coding sequence ATGAAAATACTCAAGCAACGCTCACAGTGTGAGATTGAAGTAAAAAAGTCTCGATTCATTGCTATCGCTCAACCCATCAGTGAACTCTCCGAGATCAAGAACCTGGTTAATGAAACGAGGGCTGAACATCCAGGGGCTAATCATGTTGTTCATGCTGCTGTCGTTGGACCAAAGGGAGATCTCTATAGCTATAGTGATGACCACGAGCCAAAGAATACTGCTGGCAGACCCGCACTCGAGGTACTGAAAGGAAGTAGTGTCACCAATATCCTGATACTCATCATCCGTTACTTCGGAGGAACGTTATTGGGCACTGGAGGTCTGGTAAAAGCCTATGGCGATAGTACCAAGGAAATCCTCTCCATTATCAAGACAGAAGAATTGATTGAGAAAACAAGATTCTCCTTCACGATACCCTATAATCTCTATGAGCTAGCAAAGATTGACCTCGTATTGCTTCAAGCGGATATTGAAAGCGAGGAATTCACTACGGATGTATCCATCACAGGTACACTGCCGAGAATCAATACTGATCAATTATCTTCCAGAATTACAGAACTATCAGGCGGACAGTGCGAGGTTACTCTTACCGATTTGTAA
- a CDS encoding trehalase family glycosidase, whose amino-acid sequence MIKDMVPFVHFYDQDFVDMYDRSWVWIDELWKQGTEANGMSGSYLSYPGQTTFNQYLSCFSSLFLVYSNQNNSPFPMLDYFYQKQEANGAIRGEYSIEDGKPVFTAANPEGIFPPLFAYVEHGFYHKIGNKKRLKEVVPVLERYFSWIQATFQKPNGLYSVPIEACQSGNIPRDHVYYPLDFNAQLAVNALYMSAIGDILNDKELSFRYKRIYFSLKTRINSMMWDPDTNFYYDLDIKENRIDNKYIGAYWTMLAEIPNDERAAYLIEYLKDPKEFGTDNPFPSVPVSSPAFSEEGNGHCGGVVPINTYMVIKGLEKFNQFIFARECAIRHMYFLLDTLHPDAETIGDVWEAYLPNKEGFSKTNEIPGFPRRRLMPYAGVVTITLMIENIIGLEISLPRKTVDWVMPSLEAMGIENLSLKRNMITILSNKTDRGWEIRLESEKLYYFTIEILGEKKKKTLPIPSGKCSMLIDKL is encoded by the coding sequence TTGATAAAGGATATGGTGCCGTTCGTACATTTTTATGATCAAGATTTTGTCGACATGTATGACAGGTCTTGGGTATGGATAGACGAACTTTGGAAGCAAGGAACCGAAGCCAATGGCATGAGCGGTTCCTATCTTTCATACCCTGGCCAGACAACCTTCAATCAGTATTTATCCTGTTTCTCTTCTCTTTTTCTGGTGTATAGCAACCAGAATAACTCTCCATTCCCTATGCTTGACTATTTCTACCAGAAACAGGAAGCAAATGGTGCTATTCGTGGGGAGTACTCCATAGAGGATGGGAAGCCTGTCTTTACGGCAGCAAACCCTGAAGGGATTTTCCCTCCTCTTTTTGCCTATGTTGAACATGGCTTTTACCATAAGATTGGAAACAAGAAAAGGCTGAAGGAGGTCGTTCCTGTACTGGAGCGATACTTCTCCTGGATCCAGGCAACGTTCCAAAAGCCCAATGGGCTCTACTCTGTTCCCATCGAAGCATGCCAGAGTGGTAATATTCCCCGTGACCATGTGTACTACCCATTGGACTTCAATGCACAGCTTGCTGTTAATGCCCTGTACATGTCTGCAATCGGTGACATCCTCAACGACAAGGAGTTGAGTTTCCGTTACAAGCGGATTTACTTCTCCTTGAAGACGAGGATAAACAGTATGATGTGGGATCCTGATACCAATTTCTACTATGATCTGGATATCAAGGAAAACCGTATTGACAATAAGTACATCGGTGCTTATTGGACAATGCTTGCAGAAATTCCCAATGATGAACGTGCTGCTTACTTGATTGAGTACCTCAAGGACCCGAAGGAGTTTGGGACTGACAACCCTTTCCCGAGTGTGCCGGTCTCTTCTCCCGCGTTCAGCGAAGAGGGTAACGGACATTGTGGTGGAGTTGTTCCCATCAATACCTATATGGTCATCAAGGGGTTGGAGAAATTCAACCAGTTCATCTTTGCAAGGGAGTGTGCCATCAGGCACATGTATTTCCTGCTTGATACCCTGCATCCCGATGCTGAAACCATAGGGGATGTGTGGGAGGCGTATCTTCCAAACAAGGAAGGCTTCTCCAAGACAAATGAGATTCCAGGTTTCCCGCGCAGGAGATTGATGCCCTATGCGGGAGTGGTCACCATTACCCTGATGATCGAGAACATCATCGGATTGGAAATTTCGCTTCCCAGAAAGACTGTCGATTGGGTCATGCCCTCTCTTGAGGCCATGGGAATCGAAAACCTCTCCTTGAAACGTAACATGATCACCATTCTCAGCAACAAGACAGACCGTGGCTGGGAAATTCGTCTTGAGAGCGAAAAGCTCTATTACTTCACCATTGAGATTCTTGGGGAGAAAAAGAAGAAGACTCTTCCGATTCCTTCCGGAAAGTGTTCAATGTTGATCGACAAGCTGTAA
- a CDS encoding YbaB/EbfC family nucleoid-associated protein encodes MDMNPFELLKNMKGIQENVKKMQEMLPTITATGSAGAGMVEVTINGKFIVTDIHIEKDIVDPDDLGTLQVLLSSAFNDASAKIQQKIQSEGMKYAGPLGGFTPQA; translated from the coding sequence ATGGATATGAACCCTTTTGAACTGTTGAAGAATATGAAAGGCATTCAGGAGAATGTGAAAAAAATGCAGGAAATGCTTCCCACCATTACTGCAACAGGAAGTGCTGGTGCAGGTATGGTTGAAGTTACCATCAATGGAAAATTCATTGTCACTGACATCCATATTGAAAAAGATATTGTCGACCCAGATGACCTAGGAACACTCCAAGTATTGTTGAGTAGTGCCTTCAATGACGCATCAGCAAAAATCCAGCAGAAGATCCAGAGTGAAGGTATGAAATATGCCGGTCCTTTGGGTGGCTTCACCCCTCAGGCCTAG
- the recR gene encoding recombination mediator RecR — translation MTALENLIQTLSRLPGIGPKSASRLAYHLIKTEKSYNQNLSQAIATIQERIFPCSICGSFTETDPCPVCSDASRDRSLLCVVEEPQDVLTIQSSGAYNGLYHVLGGAISPLDGVGPEQLSFSRLLQRIKEGQFTELIIATNPTEEGDTTALYIRHILKEYTELSITRLASGLPIGGDLEYADRITLARSLRGRVTF, via the coding sequence ATGACAGCATTGGAAAACCTTATCCAAACCCTTTCCCGTCTTCCTGGCATCGGCCCGAAGAGTGCCTCAAGACTCGCATATCACCTGATAAAGACCGAGAAGAGCTATAACCAGAACCTCAGCCAAGCAATTGCCACTATACAGGAACGGATTTTCCCCTGTTCCATCTGTGGCAGTTTCACCGAGACCGATCCTTGTCCTGTATGTAGTGATGCTTCCCGGGACAGGAGCCTTCTCTGTGTGGTGGAAGAACCCCAGGATGTGCTGACCATTCAGTCCAGTGGGGCATATAACGGACTCTATCATGTGCTTGGGGGAGCGATCAGTCCACTCGATGGAGTTGGGCCCGAACAGCTCTCATTCTCCCGTCTCCTGCAACGTATCAAGGAGGGTCAGTTCACAGAACTGATCATAGCCACCAACCCAACTGAAGAGGGAGATACAACAGCTCTTTACATCAGACATATTCTCAAGGAATATACAGAACTCTCCATAACACGACTGGCCAGTGGACTGCCTATTGGAGGAGATTTGGAATATGCTGACAGAATTACCTTGGCAAGATCATTACGAGGGAGAGTGACGTTCTAG